The Liolophura sinensis isolate JHLJ2023 chromosome 12, CUHK_Ljap_v2, whole genome shotgun sequence genome segment GTGTTTAGGAGTAATGATACAGTCTGGAACCTCACCACTCAGTACAAGCTGCAGCCAATAGGCCCCTGACAAGCGTGGTTGCCAAGTTGATTCCAGCTCTCTCTTCTTCCCCAGTCGCTTCATGTGACCAGGATGTTTGTTTACTTCATACTAAAAGGCTGCACAGTGGGTTGCTTTGCGAAGATTTTTGAGTTTGACGGCAATCAATTAATACATAAGTTGTAGGCTACTAGTATTCCCGGTTTTCTATAAATCTCACACCATAAAATGTTGATTAAACAACTTAGAGTAGGCATCAAAAAGTTCAAAGGTCAAAATATAACTATTTTTCATCTAAATGTTCTCTTTGcttatttgttatgttttttgttaaatCGTAGATAAAATCAAATTGTTACTGAATGGGGTTTTCCACTGTCGGTTTAATCCCGCTAAAATAGGACCTGTTGATGAGTTTATAGATAAGTTACACTTTTGGGTTAAGCTTTCTTTAAAAAGTCAGGCTTCTGGCATGGTGTTCTCAGTGAGATTTCGTACTCTGATGTAAATGTAGAATTTCATGTGCTCTGGCATGTAGAATttcttgtgttttcattttcagtatgCCATATGGGTTGAGTGATCCAGCTGCTCACAGCATGCACTTAGATGGTCCAGGGTTTACTGTCACTGATCTGCTAAAGACAGCTGATGTAAAGTAAGTCTATGATTGGTCAGTGATGTAGGTCACTTGCATGCTATCCTGATGAAAGCCATAGCTTTGGAGTACGATTTAAAGAACCTTATTTTAGTAGCTGTGCATCAGCATAGATGCTGTAACAAGCCGTATTTTGTATGGTTCCAAGTTGATGGACAAGTTATGATTCTGCAAGGATAAGATTGTGTTGTTGGGTACAGCTTTGTGCCAGGTAGTGGTGGAGTGGTTAAGAAGCTGGGGTTTGAGTCACCAGGACACACAAGTTGTAGGGTCACTCAGTCCTGAGACAGGGAACTTCTCTCTTTAAAATTGTtcgaatcaaatgaataatgacAGTGTGTAAACATAAGTTTTTCCGGCTTTGTAATTGCTTGCACTAGGCTATAATCACCAGTGTTCCCAGATAATTGTGAACTCGCTAACCCATAAAGCCTGAGTAAATAAAAGACAAACgaattttgatataaatagTTACATTGAAATCTGTTCATTTGTAGAGAAGTCTTCATCAAATATTGATTGTTATGTGGTGGTTTTGTTTCAGGATCACAGTGTTTTTTGAGAAGATGAGAAATATACGTGACAACTTTGATCTCAGTCAAACGGTACAGCATCAGTTAGTTAATTTGGAAAAAAGATACTGCATCGTCATGGCAATATTCCACAAATTTGAAAGGTAGGCAGGTATCCAGTTTAtagaaggaaaagaaaacaaggtTATTTGCTTCCAAGGATTtcgtctaaaaaaaaaataagtcactgaaatgacttaccgaaggcaagtaagccgccccgcccaagccgttatactgatatgggtcagccagtcgttgcactatccccttcatgctgaaggccaagcgaggaagttacatcttcctcttttaaagtctcaggtgtgactcgacccaggatttatcctggatctgccgctcccgaagcggacgctgtaTCAATCCTTTGAACCAGAGAGGCCTATGCCTGGGATATATGTACCAGgatatttacagaaaaatgtGATGTTTAGATTTCTAACATGGCTTATAAATCTTGGTGTGTTGACGTAGTTTGGTGTGTTATTGGCTACAGGGCCAGTGAAGCTGTGTGTTTATAGAATAAGGGaactttcaaaataaattttttaatataaagcAAGGTAGCAGTTTCATGTGTGCATGACACATTCAGATGTGAAGGGAGgttggtggagggggggggggggcgcagaTGATAAACAGTGGCACTTTctcttttgttaatttaaaaaattggtACCTTTGATGGACTCACAATTCCACAAATTTCTTGGGTTGAACGTGAAATACATCTGTTTTCTGACAGGGGAagttctggcagcaacctgcgagtggtcattggtttcccccagtctctgcccggtttctgccGACTGTAATTTTGGCTGCActggtataaaaatgaaatattcttgagtacagtaaaaaacaccaatcaaataaatgaataaacatgtcagaaatacacacaaaaaatagcACTGAGTTGAATGTCACAAGTCTGATGTCCAGGCATAGACAGAAATCACtatgtgcttttgtttgtcCAGCGTGACACATTCTGCATATGAATGTTGATTCATATTCAAAATTGCTATGTGG includes the following:
- the LOC135479224 gene encoding retinoblastoma-like protein 1 yields the protein MPYGLSDPAAHSMHLDGPGFTVTDLLKTADVKITVFFEKMRNIRDNFDLSQTVQHQLVNLEKRYCIVMAIFHKFERLFKEVFREETHIDAQE